The segment TCCATGACCTTGCCGAACAATGCGCCCAGCAGGAACAACGGGAAGAACGACACCACGAAGCCCCCCGCCGCCGCCATGAATATCTGTGTATAGCCTGCGAGGACCGGCATACCCGTCGCCGCGGCGGCCGACAGTGCCAGCACGGGCGCCAGCAACAGCACCGAAACCCCGCGCCATGCCCCGATGATCAGCAGAGCCAGTGACAGGACGAGCGGCAGCGCGGACATGTGACCTCCTTTTGCTGCGATGCAGCATAGCCGAGTTCGCGGGCAAGCGCGAGGTGCCCAAACCGCAATTTCCGGCAGGGGCCGCGGTCTTTGGCGGCCGCTTCGGGCGAACGGGAAATGCTCCGGGCTGGCCGGCGCATGGCCAAGCCCGCCATGGGTGGTGCCGACCAGGGCTGCCCCGTTGCCCGACACGGAACGCCTTGTCGCGGGTGGTTCAGGGGCCCGGTGCCAGGGGAAAAGATGCTGAATGTCGTGGCCGATTGAAGCGGCCACCCTCTACCGGCACGAAAGCGGCAGTTTCCTGCCGCCCCGGCCCGCCGTTTGCAGCCGCGCAGACACCCGATCGCACCGACCCTGCCCATCATCCCGATTCGGGGTTGCCATTCCCCTGACGGCTGCGGCCGGGTGTCGTCCCGGGCCGGACGGTCTGCACCGGCCCGCCGCGGCCGGATGCCCCGGCCTTGGACCACGGCGCTGATTGACGTACCTCAGACTTGGCGGGATAGTCGCCCCCAGGGGGGGGACTTGCCGTGCGACCAACCGTCAACGACATCGCCAGAGAGGCGGGCGTCAGCCTTGCCACCGTGGACCGCGTGCTGAACGCCCGGCCGGGCGTGCGCGACAAGACCATCCGCGCGGTGCAGGACGCGATTGCCCGGCTGGGCTATGTGCGCGACGTGGCGGCGGCCAATCTGGCGCGGCAGCGCACCTACCGGCTGGCCTTCGTGCTGCCCGACACCGAAAGCCAGTTCGTCGGCACGCTGGTCTCGGCGCTGCACGCCGCCCGCCCGATGGCCGCCAGCCTGCGCAGCGAGGTGCAGCTTTGCCGCTTTCCCGCCGAAGACCCGCACGCGCTGGCGCACCTGCTGGCCGAACTGGCGGCGCAGGGCGTGGCGGGTGTGGCGCTGATGGCGCCGGAAACCCCGATCCTGCGCGACGCGATCCGGGCGCTGCGCCAGCGCGGCGTGGCGGTGGTGGCGCTGGTGTCCGACCTGCCGAACACCGAGCGCGACCATTTCGTCGGCATCGACAACCGCGCGGCGGGGCGCACCGCGGCGGTGCTGATGGGGCGCTTCCTGCGGGCGGGGCCTGCCAGGGTGATCGTGCTCGCGCAATCCATGCTGCTGCGCGAAAGCAACGAGCGGCGGCTGGGCTTCGACGAGGTCATGCTGCGCGACTTTCCGCAGGTGACGGCGCTGCCGACGCTGGAAAGCCACGGCTCGGCGCGCATCCTCGGGCAGGCCATCACCGAAACCCTGCGCCACACGCCCGAGGTCGGCGGTATCTACCTTCTGGGCAGCGGGCATCGCTACCTGAGCCAGGCATTGCGCGACCGGGGGCTGGCGGGCAGGCTGGTGGTGATCGGGCATGAACTGACGCCGCATGTCCGCGCGGCGCTGGAGGCGGGCAGCATGGATGCCGTCATCACCCAGAACGTCGGGCATCTGGTGCGCTCGGCCCTGCGGGTGCTGCGCGGCAAGATCGACCACAGCCCGATCGACGCGGGGCAGGAGCAGATCAGGATCGAGGTGGTGCTCCGCGAAAACCTGCCCGCATTGGCCGACGACACCGAGGATGACATCAGGGAGGCATCATGAAGACGATCAAGGGACCGGCGCTGTTTCTGGCGCAATTCGCGGGCGACGCGGCCCCGTTCAACGACTGGCGCTCGATCACCCGCTGGGCAGCCGATTGCGGATACGTTGGCGTACAGGTGCCAAGCTGGGACGCGCGGCTGTTCGATCTGGCCCGCGCTGCGGAATCGGTCGATTACTGTCATGAATTCAAGGATATCGCCGCCGAAAGCGGTATCGTGGTGACCGAGCTTTCAACCCATCTGCAAGGGCAGCTGGTGGCGGTGCATCCGGCCTATGACATTGCGTTCGACGGCTTTGCCGCGCCCGCGATGCGCGGCAACCCCAAGGCGCGGCAGGAATGGGCGGTGGAACAGCTGCGTCTGGCGCTGACCGCCTCGCGCAATCTGGGGCTGACGGCGCATGTCACCTTTTCCGGCGCGCTGGCCTGGCCCTACGTCTACCCCTGGCCGCAGCGCCCGGCGGGGCTGGTGGAAACCGCGTTCGACGAACTGGCAACACGCTGGCGGCCGATCCTCGATCATGCCGAGGAGAAGGGGGTCGATCTATGCTACGAGATTCATCCGGGCGAAGACCTGCACGACGGCATCAGCTTCGAGATGTTTCTGGAACGCGTGGGTAACCACGCCCGGGCGAACATGCTGTACGACCCCAGCCACTACGTCCTGCAACACCTTGATTACCTTGACAACATCGACATCTACCACGACCGCATCCGCATGTTCCACGTCAAGGATGCCGAGTTGAACCCCACCGGGCGGCAGGGGGTCTATGGCGGCTACCAGCCTTGGGTCAACCGGGCGGGCCGGTTCCGCAGTCTGGGCGACGGGCAGGTGGATTTCGGCGCGGTGTTCTCGAAACTCACGCAATACGGCTTTGACGGCTGGGCGGTGGTCGAATGGGAATGCGCGCTGAAGAACGCCGAGGACGGCGCGCGTGAAGGCGCGGCATTCGTGCGCGACCACATCATCCGCGTCACCGAAAAGGCGTTCGACGATTTCGCAGGCGGCGGCACCGATCAGGCCGCCAACCGCCGGATGCTGGGGCTGGAGGGCTGACCATGGCGATCGAGGGAAAAACCACGGCGCGCGCGCCGCGCATCCGGCTGGGCATGGTCGGCGGCGGGCGCGATGCCTTCATCGGCGCGGTGCACCGCATCGCGGCACGGCTGGATGACCAGTATGATCTGGTGGCGGGCTGCTTCAGCGCCACGGCGGAAAAGTCGCACGCCTCTGGCGCCGACCTCGGCCTGCCCGAGACCCGCGTCTATGCCGATTTCACAGAAATGGCCGCCCGCGAGTCCCGGCTGAAGGACGGGATCGAGGTGGTCGCCATCGTCACGCCCAACCACATGCACGCCCCCGTGGCGCTGCAATTCCTGCGGCGCGGCATCCACGTGATCTGCGACAAGCCGCTGACCGCCACCCTGCCCGAGGCGAAACGGCTGGCCAAGGCGGCAGAAGCGTCGGGCGCGGTCTTCGTGCTGACGCACAACTATACCGGCTATCCGATGGTGCGGCAGGCCCGCGCGATGGTGGCTGCGGGCGATCTGGGCGAGATCCGGGTGGTGCAGGTCGAATATGCGCAGGACTGGCTGGCCGAACCGATCGAGGCCACGGGCCAGAAACAGGCCGACTGGCGCACCGATCCGGCGCGGTCTGGTGCCGGCGGGGCCACCGGCGACATCGGCACCCATGCCTTCAACCTCGCCTCCTTCGTCACCGGCCTGACGCTGGAAAGCCTTGCCGCCGACCTGCAAAGCTTCGTGCCGGGGCGGCGGGTCGATGACAACGGCCATGTGCTCTTGCGCTTTCAGGGCGGGGCGCGGGGGATGCTGTGGTGCAGCCAGGTGGCGACCGGCAATGAAAACGCGTTGCGCCTGCGGGTGCATGGCACCAAGGCGGGGCTCGACTGGTGCCAGGAAGACCCGAACGCGCTGTGGTTCACGCCGCTGGGCCAGCCGCGCCAGCGAATCACCCGGGGCGGCGCCGGGGCGGGGCCGGAGGCCGCGCGGATGACTAGGGTGCCGCCCGGCCACCCCGAAGGCTATCTGGAAGCCTTCGCCAACATCTATCTGGAAGCGGCCGCGGCGATCCGGGCGGCACAGGCGGGCACCTCCCCTGAACCGGAGGTTGTGTATCCGACCGTGGCCGACGGCGTGGCGGGGGTGGCCTTCGTCGATGCCTGCGTGCGCTCGTCGCGCAAGAACGGCGCATGGGTCAAGCCAAACCTCTGATCTAAAAGACAATGACACCGGCCCGATGCTGCGCCCACAACGTCGGGCCGGTCGCCTCGCAGAAATGAGGGGCGTACCTCAAAAATCCGTTTACAGCGCCCTGCCCGCTTCGCTATCCTCATTCCCAAGAACGAAGGCCGGACGGATTCGATCCGGCACTTAAGTCAACCCGGGAGGAGACGAGATGACACGCAGATTTCTTGCCGCCACGTCCGCCGTGGCGATCATCGCAGGTGCCGCAGCGGCACAGGCGGAAGACCTGACCCTGTGCTGGGCCGCATGGGACCCGGCCAACGCGTTGGTCGAACTGTCGAAGGATTTCGAGGCCCAGTCCGGCCACAAGATGAACTTCGAGTTCGTGCCCTGGCCCAACTTTGCCGACCGGATGCTGAACGAGCTGAACTCGGGCGGCAAGCTGTGCGACCTGCTGATCGGCGACAGCCAGTGGATCGGCGGTGGCGCGGAAAACGGCCATTACGTCAAGCTGAACGACTTCTTCGACACCGCGGGCATCAGCATGGACGATTTCATGCCCGCCACCGTCTATGCCTATTCCACATGGCCCAAGGGCACGCCGAACTACTACGCCCTGCCCGCGATGGCCGATGCCAATGCCTGGTTCTACCGCAAGGACTGGTTCGCCCGCCCCGAGATTCAAGCGGCGTTCAAGGAAAAATACGGCCGCGATCTGGCCGAACCCAAGTCCCAGACCGAACTGCTTGAAATCGCGCAATTCTTCCAGGGGCGCGAGATCGACGGCAAGACGGTCTATGGTGCGTCGATCTTCACCGAGCGCGGGTCCGAAGGCATCACCATGGGCGTCACCGGCGCGCTCTATGCCTGGGGCGTCAAATACGAAAACACGCCGGGGAAGTATGACATGGAAGGCGCGATCAACTCGCCCGCCGCTGTCGAGGCGCTGGAATTCTACAAGGCGCTTTACGACACCGCGACCCCGCCCGGCTACACCAATGCCTACATGGGCGAAAGCCTCGACGCGTTCAAATCCGGGCAGGTGGCGCTGGCGATGAACTGGTTCGCCTTCTTCCCCGGCCTCGCCGCCGACCCCGAGATCGGTGACAAGATCGACTTCTTCGTGAACCCGCCGCAGGTCACCGCAGGCTCCACGCTGGGCGGTCAGGGCATCTCGGTCGTCAGCTATTCCGAAAAGCAGGACGCCGCACTGGAATACATCAAGTGGTTTGCCCAGCCAGAGGTGCAGGCCAAATGGTCCCAGCTTGGCGGCTATTCCGCCGCCAACTCGGTGGTGAATGACCCCGCCTTCAAGGACTCCAGCGCCTTCGCGGGCGACTTCCTCGAAGCGATGGGCGCGGTGCAGGACTTCTGGCAGGAGCCGGCCTATGCCGAACTGCTGCTGGCGATGCAGTCGCGGATGCATGACTACGTCGTGGCAGGAAAGGGCACCGCCAAGGAGGCGCTGGACGGTCTGGTCGCCGACTGGACCGAGGTCTTCAAGGAAGAAGGCAAGCTCTGACCTCCCCGGGCGCGCCGCCCCTTCCGGCGCGCCCGTCACCTCCGGCAGGACATGCGGCCATGACAAGCAACCCCATCGACCGGCTGGCGCGCGCCACCCCGGCGCCAATGGCGGCACGGATGCGCGGCCTGTCGGACCGCGCCATCGCGTGGCTGTTCGTGGCGCCGACCATCTTCCTGCTGCTGGCGGTCAACATCTTTCCGCTGATCTGGACGGTGCGGCTTTCCTTCACCAACTTCCGCGCCAACCGGCCAAATCAGGCGGTGGAATGGGTGGGGCTCGAGAATTACACCCGCATCCTGACCGATCCGGGCATCTGGCAGAACATGCAGGTCACCGCGCATTTCCTGTTCTGGACGATTTTCTTCCAGGTGATCATCGGCTTCAGCCTTGCCTGGCTGATCAACCGCAAGTTCCGCGGCAATGACCTGTGGACCACGCTGATCGTGATTCCGATGATGCTGTCTCCGGCGGTGGTCGGCAACTTCTGGACCTTCCTCTATCAACCCCAGATCGGCCTGTTCAATTATGTCGTCGAATTTCTGACCGGCACCCCCGCCGCCAGTTTCCAGATGCTGGGGTCGGTCACCCTGTCGCCCTGGGCCATCGTGATCGTCGACACCTGGATGTGGACGCCCTTCGTTATGCTGATCTGCCTCGCCGGGCTGCGCTCGATCCCCGACTACATCTATGAAGCGGCCGAGATCGACCGTGCGTCGAAGCTGCGGCAGTTCTTCACCCTGACGGTGCCGATGGTTCTGCCCTTCCTGATGCTGGCCGTGCTGTTCCGCGGCATCGAGAACTTCAAGATGTTCGACCTCGTCGTGCAACTGACCGGCGGCGGGCCCGGGTCGGTGACCGAGCTTGCCTCGATCAACCTCAAGCGCGAGGCGTTCGAGAAATGGCGCACCGGCTATTCCTCGGCCTACGCGATCATCCTGTTCGTGACGGTGTTCGGCCTCGCCTCGATCTACGTCAAGGCCCTGAACAAGGTGAAGGAAAGATGAGCGCCTATTCCATCACCGAACCGTCGGGGCGCCAGAAATGGGTCGCGGGCACGCTGGTGATCGGCTACGCGCTGATCACGCTGCTGCCGCTGGTCTGGATCATCATGACCGGCTTCAAGACCCCGGCCGACGCGATCAGCTATCCGCCGAAGGTGGTGTTCCAGCCCTCGCTGGAAGGTTACGTCAACCTGTTCACCACCCGCACCCGGGTCACACCCGAGGCGCTGGCCGCCCTGCCCCCGCCCTCGGGCTTTGCCGAAACCATCGTGCGCAACCGCGGCATGGTGATCGCCGGGCCGTCGAAGTTCGGCGAGCGTTTCGTGAATTCGGTGATCATCGGCTTCGGCTCGACGTTCCTGTCGATCGTGCTCGGCACGCTGGCGGCCTATGCCTTCTCGCGCTTCAAGATTCCGCTGAAGGATGACCTCTTGTTCTTCATCCTTTCGACCCGGATGATGCCGCCCATCGCCGTCGCGATCCCGATCTTCCTGATGTATCGCAGCCTCGGGCTGTCCGACACGCATCTGGGCATGATCCTGCTCTACACCGCCGTCAACATCAGCCTCGCCGTCTGGCTTCTGAAGGGTTTCATCGACGAGATTCCCCGCGAATACGAGGAGGCGGCGCTGATCGACGGCTACACCCGCTTTCAGGCCTTCGTGAAGGTGGTGCTGCCGCAGGCCGCAACCGGCATCGCCTCGACCGCGATCTTCTGCCTGATCTTCGCCTGGAACGAATATGCCTTTGCCGTGCTGCTGACCTCGGGCACCGCCCAGACCGCGCCGCCGTTCATCCCGACCATCATCGGGATCGGCGGGCAGGACTGGCCGGCCGTCGCCGCCGGGGCCACGCTGTTCCTGCTGCCGGTGATGGTGTTCACCATCCTGCTGCGCAAGCACCTCTTGCGCGGCATCACCTTCGGGGCGGTGCGCAAATGACCTCTGCTGCATTCATCTTGGCCCAAGTATCCCCGCCGGAGGCACCCGGCACCGGCGGCGGGAGCCTCCGGCGGGGATATTTGAAAACAGAAGAAAGGGGTGGGGCATGAAGGCGTTCCTGTCCGGTCTGGTCCGGTTGCGCCGCGGTCCGTGGGAAATGCTGGCCACGCTGCTGATAGCACTTGGGGTGGTGATGCTGATGCAGCCCTTCGTGCTCTGGGCCTTCACCTGGTCGTTCCTTGTCACGCTGCTGGGCACGGTGATGTTCATCATCACCAGCCACTTTCCGGAGTAACCCCTTGGTCGAGATCGTCATCCGCAACCTGCGCAAGGAGTTCGGCGCCTTCGTCGCGGTGAAGGAATCGTCCTTCACCATCCGCGACGGCGAGTTCTTCATGCTGCTGGGGCCGTCGGGCTGCGGCAAGACCACCACGCTGCGGATGATCGCGGGGCTGGAACTGCCGACCAGCGGCGAGATCTGGCTGGGCGGCGACGAGGTCAGCCAGAAGCCCGCCAGCCAGCGCGACATTGCCTTCGTGTTCCAGATGTTTGCGCTTTACCCGCACATGAACGTGCGGCGCAACATTTCCTACCCGCTGGTCAGTCAGGGGATGCCGCGCGCCGAAGTGCGGGCGCGGGTGGCCGAGGTGGCGCGGATTCTGGGCATCGAAAGCATCCTCGACGCGCCGGTGGGAGGGCTTTCGGGCGGCGACCGTCAGCGGGTGGCGCTGGGCCGTGCCATCGTGCGCCGCCCCGCTGCCTTCATGATGGACGAACCGCTGGGCGCGCTGGATGCCGAGTTCCGCGAGCGCATGGCGGAAGAACTGCGCGCCCTGCACGACCGGATGGGGGCGACCACCGTCTATGTCACCCATGACCAACTCGAGGCGATGCAGATGGGCGACAAGATCGTGGTGATGAATCACGGCTCGGTCGAACAGTTCGGCACGCCGCAGGATATCTACGACCACCCGGCCACACTGTTCGTCGCCGATTTCATCGGCAGCCCGTCAATGAACTTCCTGCGGTTCGACGGTTCGTTCCGGGCGGGCGACGCGCAGATCAGCCTGGGCGGCCATGCCGTCGCCACGCCGGAACTGCACGACAGCGCCACCCTGCGCCCGCTGGTGCTGGGCGTGCGGCCCGAGCATGTGCGTCTGAGCGATGCCGGGGCCTACCGGGGCCGGATCGAGGCGGCGGAATATCTGGGCACCACCCAGATCGTCACCCTCACCACGCCGCATGGCACGGTGAAGGCGCGGATCGGGTCGGGCAGCCCGGCGCGGGTGGGCGAGGTCGTGGGGTTGGAGTTCACCGGCTCCACCCTGTCACTGTTCGATGCCGCCACCGGGCGCGCCTTCCGCACGGCGGCGAATGCGGGGGTGAACCATGGCTGAGGTGGTGCTGGACGGTCTTTCCAAATCCTTCGGCAAGACCAAAGCCTTGCAACTGGTTTCTCTGGTCATCCGCGATGGCGCCTTCGTCGTGCTGCTGGGCCCCACCGGCGCGGGCAAGACCACCACCCTGCGCCTGATTGCCGGGCTGGAGAAGCCCGACGCGGGCGACATCCGCATCGGCGGCACCTCGGTGCTGGGCGACATGCCGGCCCAGCGCGACGTGGCGATGGTGTTCCAGCAATACTCGCTTTACCCGCATCTGACGGTGCGGGAAAACCTCGCCTTTCCGCTGCGCTCGCCCATCCTGCGCTGGGGGCAGGCGGCGATCGAAAAGCGGGTGAAGGACGTGGCCGAAGTGCTTCGGATTGCACACAAACTCGACAACAAGGCCACCCAGCTTTCGGGCGGCGAGATGCAGCGGGTGTCGATCGGGCGGGCGCTGGTGCGCAGCCCGCGCATCTTCCTTATGGATGAACCGCTGTCCTCGCTCGACGCGAAACGGCGCGCCGACCTGCGGGTGGAGCTGAAGCGCATCCATGCCGAACTTGGCGCGACCTTCCTTTACGTGACGCATGACCAGATCGAGGCGATGACCATGGCGACCCATGTCGGCGTGCTGGATGCCGGGCGGCTGGTGCAGTTCGGCAGCCCGCGCGCGATCTACGAACACCCGGTCAGCACCTATGTCGCGACCCGGCTGGGCCAGCCGCGCATCAACCTGCTGCCCGCCACCCTGTTCGGCCCGGCCCCGGCGCGGGCGGCGCAGATCGGGCTGCGCCCCGAACATATCGTGCAGGGCGAGGGGCTGGATGCCACCGTGCGCCGGGTCGAGCATCTGGGCGACCAGACCCGCCTGCACCTGACGCTCGGCCCCCACGACCTGATCACGCTGAGCGACGTTCACACCCCGCTGAAACCCGGCGACACCCTCGCCATCCGCCCGCAGGACCCCTTGTGGTTCGATGCCGGCGGGCTGCGGCTGACCTGAGGAGGAGAGGCGATGAAACAGTTCATCAACAGCAAGGAATCGCTGGTGACCGAGGCGACAGACGGGCTGGTGCGCACCTCGGGCGGTCGGCTGGCGCGGCTTGACGGCTATCCGCACATCCGCGTCGTGCTCCGCGCCGACTGGGACCGGGGACGGGTGGCGCTGGTGTCGGGTGGCGGGTCGGGGCATGAACCCAGCCACGCGGGCTTCGTGGGGCGCGGGATGCTGACGGCCGCGGTCTGCGGCGACGTGTTCGCCAGCCCCTCGGTCGATGCGGTGCTCGCGGGGATTCTGGCGGTGACCGGCAAGGCGGGCTGCCTGCTGATCGTCAAGAACTACACCGGCGACCGGCTGAACTTCGGGCTGGCGGCGGAACGGGCGCGGGCCTTCGGGCTGCGCGTGTCGATGGTGATCGTGGATGACGACGTGGCGCTGCCCGACCTGCCGCAGGCGCGCGGCGTGGCGGGCACGCTGTTCGTGCACAAGATCGCGGGTGCGCTGGCGGAAGGCGGCGCCGACCTTGATGCCGTGACGACTGCGGCCGAGCGGGTGATCGGCGGGGCAATTTCCATCGGGATGTCGCTCGACACCTGCACCGTGCCCGGCTCGCCCAAGGAGGACCGGATCGGCCAGGGCAAGGCCGAACTTGGCCTTGGCATCCACGGCGAGGCCGGAGTGGAGCAGGTCGATTTCGCAGGCGCCCGCGCCGCGATGGCGATGGTGGTGGAACGCTTGGCGCCGCATGTCGGGCCGGGGGCGCATGTCGCGCTCTTGAACAACCTCGGCGGCGCGATGCCGCTGGAAATGAGCGTGCTGGCCGAGGAACTGGCCCGATCTGCGCTGGCCGACCGGGTGCAGTGGATCGTGGGGCCGGCCGCGATGATGACCTCGCTCGACATGCAGGGGTTTTCGGTGTCGCTGCTGCCGGTGACGCAGGATGAGGTGGCAGCCCTGGCGGCCCCGGTCGCCCTGCCCGCCTGGCCCGGCCTGAACGCGCTGGGCGGGGTGGCGCTGCGGCCGCTGCCCGACGGGCTGACCCCGATCCAGGCGCTGGCCTCGGCGCATCCCGGCCACCGCGCCGTGGTGGATCGCTGCTGCCGCGCGCTGATCGCGGCGGAGCGTGACCTGAACGCGCTGGATGCCCGGTCGGGCGACGGCGACACCGGCTCCACCCTGGCATCGGCGGCGCGTGCCCTGATTGCGGCGCTGGACCGACTGCCGCTGGCCGACACGACGCAGCTTTACCGCGCCATCGGGACAGAGCTGAGCCAGACCATGGGCGGATCGTCCGGGGTGCTGCTGGCGATCTTCTTTGCCGCCGCGGGCGATGCCTCGGCTTCCGGCAAGGGCTGGATCGGGGCGCTGGTCGCGGGGCTGGAGCGGATCAGCCAGGTCGGCGGCGCGGTGCCGGGTGACCGCACGATGATCGACGCGATGGCCCCGGCGCTGGCGGCCTTG is part of the Paracoccaceae bacterium Fryx2 genome and harbors:
- a CDS encoding ABC transporter ATP-binding protein, which translates into the protein MVEIVIRNLRKEFGAFVAVKESSFTIRDGEFFMLLGPSGCGKTTTLRMIAGLELPTSGEIWLGGDEVSQKPASQRDIAFVFQMFALYPHMNVRRNISYPLVSQGMPRAEVRARVAEVARILGIESILDAPVGGLSGGDRQRVALGRAIVRRPAAFMMDEPLGALDAEFRERMAEELRALHDRMGATTVYVTHDQLEAMQMGDKIVVMNHGSVEQFGTPQDIYDHPATLFVADFIGSPSMNFLRFDGSFRAGDAQISLGGHAVATPELHDSATLRPLVLGVRPEHVRLSDAGAYRGRIEAAEYLGTTQIVTLTTPHGTVKARIGSGSPARVGEVVGLEFTGSTLSLFDAATGRAFRTAANAGVNHG
- a CDS encoding extracellular solute-binding protein, which gives rise to MTRRFLAATSAVAIIAGAAAAQAEDLTLCWAAWDPANALVELSKDFEAQSGHKMNFEFVPWPNFADRMLNELNSGGKLCDLLIGDSQWIGGGAENGHYVKLNDFFDTAGISMDDFMPATVYAYSTWPKGTPNYYALPAMADANAWFYRKDWFARPEIQAAFKEKYGRDLAEPKSQTELLEIAQFFQGREIDGKTVYGASIFTERGSEGITMGVTGALYAWGVKYENTPGKYDMEGAINSPAAVEALEFYKALYDTATPPGYTNAYMGESLDAFKSGQVALAMNWFAFFPGLAADPEIGDKIDFFVNPPQVTAGSTLGGQGISVVSYSEKQDAALEYIKWFAQPEVQAKWSQLGGYSAANSVVNDPAFKDSSAFAGDFLEAMGAVQDFWQEPAYAELLLAMQSRMHDYVVAGKGTAKEALDGLVADWTEVFKEEGKL
- a CDS encoding ABC transporter ATP-binding protein → MAEVVLDGLSKSFGKTKALQLVSLVIRDGAFVVLLGPTGAGKTTTLRLIAGLEKPDAGDIRIGGTSVLGDMPAQRDVAMVFQQYSLYPHLTVRENLAFPLRSPILRWGQAAIEKRVKDVAEVLRIAHKLDNKATQLSGGEMQRVSIGRALVRSPRIFLMDEPLSSLDAKRRADLRVELKRIHAELGATFLYVTHDQIEAMTMATHVGVLDAGRLVQFGSPRAIYEHPVSTYVATRLGQPRINLLPATLFGPAPARAAQIGLRPEHIVQGEGLDATVRRVEHLGDQTRLHLTLGPHDLITLSDVHTPLKPGDTLAIRPQDPLWFDAGGLRLT
- a CDS encoding Gfo/Idh/MocA family oxidoreductase, with the translated sequence MAIEGKTTARAPRIRLGMVGGGRDAFIGAVHRIAARLDDQYDLVAGCFSATAEKSHASGADLGLPETRVYADFTEMAARESRLKDGIEVVAIVTPNHMHAPVALQFLRRGIHVICDKPLTATLPEAKRLAKAAEASGAVFVLTHNYTGYPMVRQARAMVAAGDLGEIRVVQVEYAQDWLAEPIEATGQKQADWRTDPARSGAGGATGDIGTHAFNLASFVTGLTLESLAADLQSFVPGRRVDDNGHVLLRFQGGARGMLWCSQVATGNENALRLRVHGTKAGLDWCQEDPNALWFTPLGQPRQRITRGGAGAGPEAARMTRVPPGHPEGYLEAFANIYLEAAAAIRAAQAGTSPEPEVVYPTVADGVAGVAFVDACVRSSRKNGAWVKPNL
- a CDS encoding sugar ABC transporter permease; this translates as MTSNPIDRLARATPAPMAARMRGLSDRAIAWLFVAPTIFLLLAVNIFPLIWTVRLSFTNFRANRPNQAVEWVGLENYTRILTDPGIWQNMQVTAHFLFWTIFFQVIIGFSLAWLINRKFRGNDLWTTLIVIPMMLSPAVVGNFWTFLYQPQIGLFNYVVEFLTGTPAASFQMLGSVTLSPWAIVIVDTWMWTPFVMLICLAGLRSIPDYIYEAAEIDRASKLRQFFTLTVPMVLPFLMLAVLFRGIENFKMFDLVVQLTGGGPGSVTELASINLKREAFEKWRTGYSSAYAIILFVTVFGLASIYVKALNKVKER
- a CDS encoding LacI family DNA-binding transcriptional regulator, encoding MRPTVNDIAREAGVSLATVDRVLNARPGVRDKTIRAVQDAIARLGYVRDVAAANLARQRTYRLAFVLPDTESQFVGTLVSALHAARPMAASLRSEVQLCRFPAEDPHALAHLLAELAAQGVAGVALMAPETPILRDAIRALRQRGVAVVALVSDLPNTERDHFVGIDNRAAGRTAAVLMGRFLRAGPARVIVLAQSMLLRESNERRLGFDEVMLRDFPQVTALPTLESHGSARILGQAITETLRHTPEVGGIYLLGSGHRYLSQALRDRGLAGRLVVIGHELTPHVRAALEAGSMDAVITQNVGHLVRSALRVLRGKIDHSPIDAGQEQIRIEVVLRENLPALADDTEDDIREAS
- a CDS encoding dihydroxyacetone kinase subunit DhaK — its product is MKQFINSKESLVTEATDGLVRTSGGRLARLDGYPHIRVVLRADWDRGRVALVSGGGSGHEPSHAGFVGRGMLTAAVCGDVFASPSVDAVLAGILAVTGKAGCLLIVKNYTGDRLNFGLAAERARAFGLRVSMVIVDDDVALPDLPQARGVAGTLFVHKIAGALAEGGADLDAVTTAAERVIGGAISIGMSLDTCTVPGSPKEDRIGQGKAELGLGIHGEAGVEQVDFAGARAAMAMVVERLAPHVGPGAHVALLNNLGGAMPLEMSVLAEELARSALADRVQWIVGPAAMMTSLDMQGFSVSLLPVTQDEVAALAAPVALPAWPGLNALGGVALRPLPDGLTPIQALASAHPGHRAVVDRCCRALIAAERDLNALDARSGDGDTGSTLASAARALIAALDRLPLADTTQLYRAIGTELSQTMGGSSGVLLAIFFAAAGDASASGKGWIGALVAGLERISQVGGAVPGDRTMIDAMAPALAALPGGLAAAASAAREGADATARITRAKAGRSSYLGADKLAGHNDPGAEGVARVFEDLARAVTAPADTPA
- a CDS encoding sugar phosphate isomerase/epimerase; its protein translation is MKTIKGPALFLAQFAGDAAPFNDWRSITRWAADCGYVGVQVPSWDARLFDLARAAESVDYCHEFKDIAAESGIVVTELSTHLQGQLVAVHPAYDIAFDGFAAPAMRGNPKARQEWAVEQLRLALTASRNLGLTAHVTFSGALAWPYVYPWPQRPAGLVETAFDELATRWRPILDHAEEKGVDLCYEIHPGEDLHDGISFEMFLERVGNHARANMLYDPSHYVLQHLDYLDNIDIYHDRIRMFHVKDAELNPTGRQGVYGGYQPWVNRAGRFRSLGDGQVDFGAVFSKLTQYGFDGWAVVEWECALKNAEDGAREGAAFVRDHIIRVTEKAFDDFAGGGTDQAANRRMLGLEG
- a CDS encoding carbohydrate ABC transporter permease, whose translation is MSAYSITEPSGRQKWVAGTLVIGYALITLLPLVWIIMTGFKTPADAISYPPKVVFQPSLEGYVNLFTTRTRVTPEALAALPPPSGFAETIVRNRGMVIAGPSKFGERFVNSVIIGFGSTFLSIVLGTLAAYAFSRFKIPLKDDLLFFILSTRMMPPIAVAIPIFLMYRSLGLSDTHLGMILLYTAVNISLAVWLLKGFIDEIPREYEEAALIDGYTRFQAFVKVVLPQAATGIASTAIFCLIFAWNEYAFAVLLTSGTAQTAPPFIPTIIGIGGQDWPAVAAGATLFLLPVMVFTILLRKHLLRGITFGAVRK